Proteins found in one Amycolatopsis umgeniensis genomic segment:
- a CDS encoding CaiB/BaiF CoA transferase family protein, producing the protein MPDTALGPLRVLDFSRVLAGPFATMLLADLGATVVKVERPGTGDDTRSWGPPYDASGQATYFQSVNRNKTSVALDLGDPDDLAKARALALEADVVVENFRPGVMDRLGLGPEALRAANLGLVYCSVTGFGSGGGAALPGYDLLIQAVGGLMSVTGDPAGEPQKVGVALVDVLAGLFASVGILAALRHRDRTGLGQRVEIDLLSSLLAALVNQGSAYTSGGKVPARMGNRHPSIAPYELVPCADHELALAVGNDRQFAALCEVIGLPELAGQAGFATNPARVEHRAELRELLEERFGRRPAAEWAADLSAAGVPAGEVNDVAGAFALAERLGLSPTVDLPRPDGTSVRLTRNPIGLSATPPRYETAPPDDPGQLTLPLPGWS; encoded by the coding sequence ATGCCCGATACCGCACTCGGACCGCTGCGCGTCCTCGACTTCTCGCGGGTGCTCGCCGGCCCGTTCGCCACCATGCTGCTGGCCGACCTCGGCGCGACGGTGGTCAAGGTCGAGCGGCCGGGCACCGGCGACGACACCCGCAGCTGGGGGCCGCCCTACGACGCGTCCGGCCAGGCGACGTACTTCCAGTCGGTGAACCGGAACAAAACGAGCGTGGCGCTGGACCTCGGCGATCCGGACGATCTCGCGAAGGCCCGCGCGCTCGCGCTCGAGGCCGACGTCGTGGTCGAGAACTTCCGGCCCGGCGTGATGGACCGCCTCGGCCTCGGCCCGGAAGCCCTGCGAGCGGCGAACCTCGGGCTGGTCTATTGCTCCGTCACGGGTTTCGGCTCCGGCGGCGGTGCCGCGCTGCCGGGCTACGACCTGCTCATCCAGGCCGTCGGCGGGCTGATGAGCGTCACCGGCGACCCCGCGGGCGAGCCGCAGAAGGTGGGCGTCGCACTCGTCGACGTGCTGGCCGGGCTGTTCGCGAGCGTCGGCATCCTCGCCGCCCTGCGCCACCGCGACCGGACAGGGCTGGGACAGCGCGTCGAGATCGACCTGCTGTCCAGTCTGCTCGCCGCGCTGGTCAACCAGGGCAGCGCGTACACCTCGGGCGGGAAGGTCCCGGCGCGGATGGGCAACCGGCATCCGAGTATCGCCCCGTACGAACTCGTCCCCTGCGCCGACCACGAACTCGCGCTCGCCGTCGGCAACGACCGGCAGTTCGCGGCGTTGTGCGAGGTCATCGGCCTGCCCGAGCTCGCGGGCCAGGCCGGATTCGCGACCAATCCGGCGCGGGTCGAGCACCGCGCCGAGCTCCGCGAGCTGCTCGAAGAGCGTTTCGGCCGTCGCCCGGCCGCGGAGTGGGCGGCGGATCTGAGCGCGGCCGGGGTACCCGCCGGGGAGGTCAACGACGTCGCGGGCGCGTTCGCCCTCGCGGAGCGGCTCGGCTTGAGCCCGACAGTCGACCTCCCCCGGCCCGACGGCACCTCGGTACGGCTGACCCGTAACCCGATCGGGTTGTCCGCGACGCCGCCGCGGTACGAGACCGCGCCCCCGGACGACCCCGGGCAGCTCACCCTTCCGTTGCCCGGCTGGAGCTGA
- a CDS encoding Asp23/Gls24 family envelope stress response protein — MTREQAPAGQLVETVISPPVIAAVAAHAAAKVPGVVRLEPGLRGLAGSVTRIARQRIKGLEPAPTEGVRAFLEQDPPGVRVEIDVALSGLDQAAATAQAVQRAVSRAVTEATGLIPTAVSVTILDIEIRGGLL, encoded by the coding sequence ATGACGCGTGAGCAGGCACCGGCCGGGCAGCTGGTCGAAACGGTGATCTCCCCGCCGGTGATCGCGGCGGTCGCAGCGCATGCAGCGGCGAAGGTCCCCGGCGTGGTACGCCTGGAACCCGGGTTGCGCGGGCTGGCGGGTTCGGTGACCCGGATCGCGCGGCAGCGGATCAAGGGCCTCGAACCGGCGCCGACCGAAGGGGTCCGCGCGTTCTTGGAGCAGGATCCGCCGGGTGTTCGGGTGGAGATCGACGTCGCGCTCTCCGGGCTGGATCAGGCGGCCGCGACCGCGCAGGCGGTGCAGCGTGCCGTCAGCCGGGCGGTCACCGAGGCGACCGGACTCATCCCCACGGCCGTGTCAGTGACCATTTTGGACATCGAAATCCGTGGAGGACTGTTGTGA
- a CDS encoding fasciclin domain-containing protein, whose translation MSKLRVAGIGFTAVAALALTACSSNDTASSGSSSSAPAPSSSMSAPMSSAASGDGVTTNADVFGPACSQLPQGSAPGSLDSMGPQPVASAASTNPLLTKLVAAVKATDLVDTLNSQQAITVFAPADPAFAALGDAKFNELAGKPAELAPILQYHVVGKRYDAKGLESAKSLESLNTAGGPLKIEGSGDNLTVNGAKILCGNIPTKNATVFVIDKVMTPGTNKN comes from the coding sequence GTGAGCAAGCTTCGCGTCGCAGGAATCGGTTTCACCGCGGTCGCCGCACTGGCACTGACCGCCTGCAGCAGCAACGACACCGCTTCGTCGGGCAGCTCCAGCAGCGCACCGGCGCCTTCGAGCTCGATGTCCGCCCCGATGTCCAGCGCGGCCTCGGGTGACGGCGTCACCACCAACGCGGACGTGTTCGGCCCGGCCTGTTCGCAGCTGCCCCAGGGCAGTGCGCCCGGCTCGCTGGACTCGATGGGCCCGCAGCCGGTCGCCAGCGCAGCTTCGACCAACCCGCTGCTGACCAAGCTGGTCGCCGCGGTCAAGGCCACCGACCTGGTGGACACCCTCAACAGCCAGCAGGCCATCACCGTGTTCGCCCCGGCGGACCCGGCCTTCGCCGCCCTCGGTGACGCGAAGTTCAACGAGCTGGCCGGCAAGCCTGCCGAGCTGGCCCCGATCCTGCAGTACCACGTCGTCGGCAAGCGTTACGACGCCAAGGGCCTGGAGTCGGCCAAGTCGCTGGAGAGCCTGAACACCGCGGGCGGCCCGCTCAAGATCGAGGGCTCGGGCGACAACCTGACCGTCAACGGCGCGAAGATCCTGTGTGGCAACATCCCCACCAAGAACGCCACCGTCTTCGTCATCGACAAGGTGATGACCCCGGGCACCAACAAGAACTAG
- the argG gene encoding argininosuccinate synthase: MSKVLTSLPVGERVGIAFSGGLDTSVAVAWMREKGAVPCTYTADIGQYDEPDIASVPGRAKAYGAEIARAVDCKAALVEEGLAALACGAFHIRNGGRTYFNTTPLGRAVTGTLLVRAMLEDDVQIWGDGSTFKGNDIERFYRYGLLANPSLRIYKPWLDAAFVSELGGRKEMSEWLQGHGLPYRDSTEKAYSTDANIWGATHEAKSLEHLDTGIEIVNPIMGVRFWDPEVEIAAEDVTIGFEQGRPVTINGKEFATAVDLVLEANAIGGRHGLGMSDQIENRIIEAKSRGIYEAPGMALLHAAYERLVNAIHNEDTLASYHNEGRRLGRLMYEGRWLDPQAMMLRESLQRWVGAAVTGEVTLRLRRGEDYSILDTTGPFFSYHPDKLSMERTEDSAFGPVDRIGQLTMRNLDIADSRAKLEQYAGLGMVGGGHPTLIGAAQAASTGLIGAMDAGGAQVIASRGKASGDDELLDHAAIEYGTD; the protein is encoded by the coding sequence ATGTCCAAGGTACTCACCTCTCTGCCTGTCGGCGAACGCGTCGGGATCGCCTTCTCCGGCGGCCTCGACACCTCCGTAGCGGTCGCGTGGATGCGCGAGAAGGGTGCGGTGCCGTGCACCTACACCGCTGACATCGGCCAATACGACGAACCCGACATCGCGTCCGTCCCGGGCCGGGCGAAGGCCTACGGCGCCGAGATCGCGCGGGCCGTCGACTGCAAGGCCGCGCTGGTCGAGGAAGGGCTCGCGGCGCTGGCCTGCGGCGCCTTCCACATCCGCAACGGCGGCCGCACCTACTTCAACACGACCCCGCTCGGCCGCGCGGTCACCGGCACGCTGCTGGTGCGCGCGATGCTCGAGGACGACGTCCAGATCTGGGGCGACGGCTCCACCTTCAAGGGCAACGACATCGAGCGGTTCTACCGCTACGGCCTGCTCGCGAACCCGTCCCTGCGGATCTACAAGCCGTGGCTGGACGCCGCGTTCGTCAGCGAGCTCGGCGGCCGCAAGGAGATGTCCGAGTGGCTGCAGGGCCACGGGCTCCCCTACCGGGACAGCACCGAGAAGGCCTACTCGACGGACGCGAACATCTGGGGCGCGACGCACGAGGCCAAGTCGCTGGAGCACCTCGACACCGGCATCGAGATCGTCAACCCGATCATGGGCGTCCGGTTCTGGGATCCCGAGGTCGAGATCGCGGCGGAAGACGTCACGATCGGCTTCGAGCAAGGCCGTCCGGTGACGATCAACGGCAAGGAGTTCGCCACCGCGGTCGACCTGGTCCTGGAGGCCAACGCCATCGGCGGGCGCCACGGGCTCGGCATGTCCGACCAGATCGAGAACCGGATCATCGAGGCCAAGAGCCGCGGGATCTACGAGGCGCCGGGCATGGCGCTGCTGCACGCGGCGTACGAGCGGCTCGTCAACGCGATCCACAACGAGGACACCCTCGCCAGCTACCACAACGAAGGCCGCCGTCTCGGCAGGCTGATGTACGAAGGCCGCTGGCTGGACCCGCAGGCCATGATGCTGCGCGAGTCGCTGCAGCGCTGGGTCGGCGCGGCCGTCACCGGCGAGGTCACCCTGCGGCTGCGGCGCGGCGAGGACTACTCGATCCTCGACACCACCGGCCCGTTCTTCAGCTACCACCCGGACAAGCTGTCGATGGAGCGCACCGAGGACTCGGCGTTCGGCCCGGTGGACCGGATCGGCCAGCTCACCATGCGGAACCTCGACATCGCCGACTCGCGCGCCAAGCTCGAGCAGTACGCCGGGCTCGGCATGGTCGGCGGCGGGCATCCGACGCTGATCGGCGCCGCGCAGGCCGCGTCGACCGGGCTGATCGGCGCGATGGACGCGGGCGGCGCGCAGGTGATCGCCTCACGCGGCAAGGCTTCGGGCGACGACGAACTGCTCGACCACGCCGCGATCGAGTACGGAACGGACTGA
- a CDS encoding Asp23/Gls24 family envelope stress response protein: MAMNHATQDYLLPCGRDVEQVWERLDEVDAGRADAHELDCPHCRATRESLRVLRGLTRELADDDAEPSPDLAGRIMSAVRAEVRRRDLVPLASPEPGEVQVSDQAVAAVLRFAADSVDGVRARHCRVRRSPEDTDALAVDVELSLAIAHDFDGDSLDVVRERVTAAAGARVGLRLARLDLVVEDIYDA; encoded by the coding sequence ATGGCGATGAACCACGCGACTCAGGACTACTTGCTCCCGTGCGGCAGGGACGTCGAACAGGTCTGGGAACGACTCGACGAGGTCGACGCCGGCCGGGCGGACGCGCACGAACTCGACTGCCCGCACTGCCGGGCGACCCGCGAGAGCCTCCGGGTGCTGCGCGGGCTGACCAGGGAACTGGCCGACGACGACGCCGAGCCGTCGCCGGATCTCGCGGGCCGGATCATGTCCGCGGTCCGCGCCGAGGTCCGGCGACGTGATCTCGTGCCGCTGGCCAGCCCGGAGCCGGGGGAGGTGCAGGTGAGCGATCAGGCTGTCGCGGCGGTGCTGCGGTTCGCCGCGGACTCCGTCGACGGCGTCCGCGCGCGGCACTGCCGGGTCCGGCGCTCGCCGGAAGACACCGACGCGCTGGCCGTGGACGTGGAACTGAGCCTGGCGATCGCGCATGATTTCGACGGTGACTCGCTGGACGTGGTCCGCGAGCGGGTCACGGCGGCGGCGGGCGCCAGGGTGGGCCTCCGCCTGGCGCGGCTCGATCTGGTGGTGGAGGACATCTATGACGCGTGA
- a CDS encoding RNA polymerase sigma factor: MTTSARSDAPAAGETVLDDATLVARARDGEIRAYEQLVLRFQGPMYRLALRMLGNKGDAEDVVQEVFLIAWRRLDQLQEDAAFVGWLYRMTTNRCLNVIRARKPVADVELDLRESEGSAGRPDRAAETSAQMTALTGALDQLTAEQRACWLLREVHGRSYEEIAKAIGATTTAVRGRIARARAQLAEVMAPWR, from the coding sequence ATGACGACTTCGGCGAGAAGTGACGCGCCCGCCGCGGGTGAGACGGTGCTGGACGACGCCACGCTGGTGGCGCGCGCCCGCGACGGCGAAATCCGCGCGTACGAGCAGCTCGTCCTGCGGTTCCAGGGGCCGATGTACCGGCTGGCGCTGCGGATGCTGGGGAACAAGGGGGATGCCGAGGACGTCGTCCAGGAGGTGTTCCTCATCGCCTGGCGGCGGCTCGACCAGCTGCAGGAGGACGCGGCGTTCGTCGGCTGGCTCTACCGGATGACGACCAACCGGTGCCTGAACGTGATCCGCGCCAGGAAGCCGGTGGCCGACGTCGAACTCGACCTGCGGGAGTCCGAGGGGTCGGCCGGGCGGCCGGACCGGGCCGCGGAGACCAGCGCGCAGATGACGGCGCTGACCGGAGCCTTGGACCAGCTGACCGCCGAGCAACGAGCCTGCTGGCTGTTGCGCGAGGTCCACGGCCGCTCCTACGAGGAGATCGCGAAGGCGATCGGGGCGACCACCACCGCGGTGCGGGGACGCATCGCGCGAGCACGAGCACAGTTGGCGGAGGTGATGGCGCCATGGCGATGA
- a CDS encoding molybdopterin-dependent oxidoreductase produces the protein MKTSRADREPRLPFFGAALIGVVALAAALAAGHLVAGFISANASPYLAVGNGAIDLTPVELKDFAVRTFGVYDKLVLLGGMAVVMVLAAAVAGIASRRSPVPGMVLIAAFGLLGGFAVSQRPDLSTVALLAPLASLIAGVGVFFWLHRLATARARVTEETSEDAPSRRSVLLAGAGVVVAAGAAGAGGQLISGTRDAESSRTAIGRLVPAEPAPPIPADADFAKLGTPTFLTSNRDFYRVDTALSVPQVRAEDWSLRLHGMVRNEKRFTYDDIRNRPLIERTITMTCVSNEVGGTYVSTANFIGVDLGDLLREAEVLPGAEQIFSTSVDGWTAGSPVVAALDPERGAMLAIGMNGEPLPVEHGFPARMVIPGLYGYVSATKWVKDLEITTWKARRAYWLDRGWGEQAPIKTQSRIDSPKGFETVPAGKVRVSGVAWAQHTGVERVEVRLGANGNWQPATLSREVGLNTWRMWWTEFDAPAGSHQVTVRAVDKSGYTQTDARAGTVPDGATGWHVISFTAR, from the coding sequence ATGAAGACTTCGCGGGCCGATCGGGAACCACGCCTCCCCTTCTTCGGGGCGGCGCTGATCGGTGTCGTGGCCCTCGCCGCGGCACTGGCGGCCGGACATCTGGTGGCCGGGTTCATCAGCGCCAACGCCTCGCCGTATCTGGCGGTCGGCAACGGGGCGATCGACCTGACCCCGGTGGAGCTGAAGGATTTCGCGGTCCGGACGTTCGGTGTCTACGACAAGCTCGTCCTGCTCGGCGGGATGGCCGTGGTGATGGTGCTCGCCGCCGCGGTGGCGGGGATCGCTTCACGCCGGTCACCCGTTCCGGGGATGGTGCTGATCGCGGCCTTCGGGTTGCTGGGCGGATTCGCCGTGTCGCAGCGGCCCGACCTCTCCACGGTCGCTCTTCTCGCGCCGCTGGCCAGCCTGATCGCCGGAGTCGGCGTCTTCTTCTGGCTGCACCGCCTGGCCACGGCCAGGGCGCGCGTCACGGAGGAGACTTCCGAGGACGCTCCGTCGCGCCGGTCGGTGCTGCTGGCCGGCGCCGGTGTGGTGGTCGCCGCGGGCGCGGCGGGCGCCGGTGGGCAACTGATCTCCGGTACGCGAGACGCGGAGTCTTCCCGGACGGCCATCGGGCGGCTCGTTCCGGCCGAGCCGGCCCCGCCGATCCCGGCCGACGCGGATTTCGCCAAACTGGGCACGCCGACGTTCCTCACCTCGAACCGCGACTTCTACCGCGTCGACACCGCGTTGTCGGTGCCGCAGGTCCGGGCCGAGGACTGGAGCCTCCGGCTGCACGGCATGGTGCGCAACGAAAAACGGTTCACCTACGACGACATCCGGAACCGTCCGCTGATCGAGCGCACGATCACGATGACGTGCGTGTCCAACGAGGTCGGCGGAACCTACGTGTCCACGGCGAACTTCATCGGTGTGGACCTCGGGGATCTGTTGCGGGAGGCCGAAGTCCTGCCCGGTGCCGAGCAGATCTTCTCCACCAGCGTCGACGGCTGGACCGCGGGCAGCCCGGTCGTGGCCGCGCTCGACCCGGAACGCGGCGCGATGCTGGCGATCGGGATGAACGGGGAACCGCTGCCGGTCGAACACGGTTTCCCCGCCCGAATGGTCATCCCCGGTCTCTATGGCTATGTTTCGGCGACGAAATGGGTCAAGGACCTGGAGATCACCACTTGGAAAGCGCGCCGCGCGTACTGGCTCGACCGCGGCTGGGGTGAACAGGCCCCGATCAAAACGCAGTCCAGGATCGACAGTCCGAAAGGATTCGAAACGGTACCCGCGGGCAAGGTCCGGGTTTCGGGTGTCGCCTGGGCGCAGCACACCGGTGTCGAGCGGGTCGAAGTCCGGCTCGGCGCGAACGGGAATTGGCAGCCCGCAACGCTTTCCCGCGAGGTGGGTCTCAACACCTGGCGTATGTGGTGGACCGAATTCGACGCCCCGGCCGGCAGTCACCAGGTGACCGTCCGCGCGGTCGACAAATCCGGTTACACCCAGACCGACGCGCGCGCCGGAACCGTTCCGGACGGCGCGACGGGCTGGCACGTCATCAGTTTCACCGCACGGTGA
- a CDS encoding FAD-dependent monooxygenase yields MTNKTVLISGASIAGPALAFWLSRQGYAVTVVERSPELRTGGQAVDFKGATHRTVLERMGILDEVYRRQTGGQDQTIIDATERPLAVMPGEFTGGDVEIRRGDLAELLHERTARDCEYVFGDSITSLTETADGVDVTFKHAAPRRFDLVFGADGIHSTVRRLAFGPEADYVKHLGHYYALVETSEADDFRGPGGTSVMYNEPGRLAATGGPKAPAFFVFASPELGYDRYDTEQQKEILAAAYADGGWRLPELMEAVKRSDDVYLDSISRVTMDTYSSGRVALIGDSAYGNTLGGFGSGLAIVAAYVIAGELASADGDHEVAFRRYEEKFRGYAKIARSANAGPFLAPPTKLRIKLRDQMFRRPLMLRWMLWVTDKFATDITLDDYPALVRAR; encoded by the coding sequence ATGACGAACAAGACAGTTCTCATCTCCGGCGCCAGTATCGCCGGACCGGCACTCGCCTTCTGGCTGTCCCGCCAGGGCTACGCGGTCACCGTCGTCGAGCGGTCGCCGGAACTCCGCACCGGCGGGCAGGCGGTCGACTTCAAGGGCGCCACCCACCGCACGGTGCTGGAGCGGATGGGCATCCTCGACGAGGTGTACCGGCGCCAGACCGGCGGGCAAGACCAGACCATCATCGACGCCACGGAACGGCCACTGGCGGTCATGCCCGGTGAGTTCACCGGCGGCGACGTCGAGATCCGGCGCGGTGACCTGGCCGAACTCCTTCACGAGCGGACCGCGCGGGACTGCGAGTACGTCTTCGGCGACTCCATCACCTCGCTGACCGAGACCGCCGACGGCGTCGATGTCACCTTCAAGCACGCCGCGCCGAGGCGGTTCGACCTCGTCTTCGGCGCGGACGGCATCCACTCCACCGTGCGGCGGCTGGCGTTCGGCCCGGAGGCCGACTACGTGAAGCACCTCGGCCACTACTACGCCCTGGTCGAGACCAGCGAGGCCGACGATTTCCGCGGCCCCGGCGGCACCTCGGTCATGTACAACGAGCCCGGCCGCCTGGCCGCCACCGGCGGGCCCAAGGCACCCGCGTTCTTCGTGTTCGCCTCCCCCGAACTCGGCTACGACCGGTACGACACCGAACAGCAGAAGGAGATCCTGGCCGCGGCGTACGCCGACGGTGGCTGGCGGCTGCCCGAGCTGATGGAGGCGGTGAAGCGTTCGGACGACGTCTACCTGGACTCGATCAGCCGCGTCACGATGGACACCTACTCCTCCGGACGCGTCGCGCTCATCGGCGATTCGGCTTACGGCAACACTTTGGGCGGTTTCGGCAGCGGGCTCGCCATCGTGGCCGCGTACGTCATCGCGGGGGAACTCGCCTCGGCGGACGGTGACCACGAGGTGGCGTTCCGGCGGTACGAGGAGAAGTTCCGCGGTTACGCCAAGATCGCCCGCAGCGCCAACGCGGGGCCGTTCCTCGCGCCGCCGACGAAACTGCGGATCAAGCTGCGCGACCAGATGTTCCGGCGGCCGCTCATGCTGCGCTGGATGCTGTGGGTGACCGACAAGTTCGCGACCGACATCACCCTCGACGACTACCCCGCGCTCGTCCGCGCACGCTGA
- a CDS encoding helix-turn-helix transcriptional regulator has protein sequence MAATEFGRAVRRWRDRVSPPDVGLPEGGQRRAAGLRREELALLAGISVDYVTRLEQGRASHPSDQVVEALARALRLSAPERAHLFGLAGLAVPGPDVASAYLTPGVQRLIDRMTGIPVAVFDATWTLLSANPPYAALMGDPSQARGFERNAVWRHFLGEGTRARHTPESLRTFEAVLVADLRSAAARYPADQRLTRLIAELRGGSARFARLWDSGAVGRHESARKVIDHPSVGPVELDCDVLTVEGCDLHIMVYTAEPGSEAAERLALLTVLGTQSLTG, from the coding sequence ATGGCGGCGACGGAATTCGGAAGGGCGGTGCGGCGCTGGCGCGATCGTGTCTCGCCGCCGGACGTCGGCCTGCCCGAAGGCGGTCAGCGGCGCGCGGCCGGGCTGCGCCGCGAGGAACTGGCCCTGCTGGCGGGGATTTCCGTCGACTACGTGACCAGGCTGGAACAAGGCCGCGCGTCGCATCCGTCCGATCAGGTCGTCGAGGCGCTGGCGAGGGCGCTTCGGCTCTCCGCGCCCGAACGGGCCCACCTGTTCGGTCTCGCCGGGCTGGCGGTGCCGGGGCCGGACGTCGCCTCCGCGTACCTCACGCCCGGTGTCCAACGGCTGATCGACCGGATGACGGGGATACCCGTCGCGGTGTTCGACGCCACCTGGACACTCCTGTCGGCGAACCCGCCGTACGCCGCGCTGATGGGTGATCCGTCCCAGGCGCGGGGGTTCGAGCGCAACGCCGTCTGGCGGCACTTCCTCGGCGAGGGCACGCGCGCCCGGCACACTCCGGAATCGTTGCGGACCTTCGAAGCGGTCCTCGTCGCGGATCTGCGCTCGGCGGCCGCCCGCTACCCGGCCGATCAGCGGCTCACCCGGCTGATCGCGGAGCTGCGCGGCGGGAGTGCGCGGTTCGCACGATTGTGGGACTCGGGCGCCGTCGGACGGCACGAGTCCGCGCGCAAGGTCATCGACCATCCGTCGGTCGGCCCGGTCGAACTCGACTGCGACGTCCTGACCGTCGAAGGCTGCGACCTGCACATCATGGTCTACACGGCCGAACCCGGTTCCGAAGCCGCCGAGCGGCTCGCGCTGCTCACCGTCCTCGGGACACAGTCCCTGACCGGATGA
- a CDS encoding NAD(P)H-binding protein produces the protein MIVVTGATGNVGRRLVETLAAAGEDVTAVSRRISPADVPDGVRTVRADLAVPGDLKQVFDGADRVFLLTSGEFMAAGGDVADVVAAAGEARVVLLSSQGVGSGRHAPAFEEAVKTSSPEWTVLRPGGFASNAFQWAPAIRADRVVAAPFGDVALPVIDPADIADVAAVALRESGHHGRTYVLTGPEPVSPRQQAAALGDALGEPLRFAELTEDEARAAMSAFMPPVVVEATLAILGRPTEDEQRVSPDVERVLGRPGRTFAEWAARHAAAFK, from the coding sequence ATGATCGTGGTGACCGGAGCGACCGGGAACGTCGGACGGCGGCTGGTGGAAACCCTTGCCGCAGCGGGAGAAGACGTGACGGCGGTGTCGCGGCGGATCTCCCCGGCGGACGTGCCGGACGGCGTGCGGACGGTGCGGGCCGACCTCGCGGTGCCCGGCGACCTGAAGCAGGTTTTCGACGGCGCGGACCGGGTTTTCCTTCTGACGTCGGGGGAGTTCATGGCGGCGGGCGGTGACGTCGCGGACGTCGTCGCGGCGGCGGGGGAAGCCCGCGTCGTGCTGCTGTCCTCCCAAGGCGTCGGGAGCGGACGGCACGCGCCGGCGTTCGAAGAGGCGGTCAAGACGTCGAGTCCGGAGTGGACAGTGCTACGGCCGGGAGGCTTCGCGTCGAACGCGTTCCAGTGGGCACCGGCGATCCGCGCCGATCGCGTTGTCGCCGCGCCGTTCGGTGACGTCGCGCTGCCGGTGATCGACCCGGCCGACATCGCCGACGTCGCGGCCGTCGCGCTGCGGGAATCCGGTCACCACGGCCGGACCTACGTGCTGACCGGACCCGAGCCGGTCTCGCCCCGGCAGCAGGCGGCGGCCCTCGGCGACGCGCTGGGCGAGCCGCTGCGGTTCGCCGAACTGACCGAGGACGAGGCGCGCGCCGCGATGTCGGCGTTCATGCCGCCGGTGGTCGTGGAGGCCACGCTCGCCATCCTCGGCAGGCCGACGGAAGACGAACAGCGGGTCAGTCCCGACGTCGAGCGGGTACTGGGGCGACCGGGGCGGACCTTCGCCGAGTGGGCGGCGCGGCACGCGGCCGCGTTCAAGTGA